One genomic segment of Candidatus Saccharimonas sp. includes these proteins:
- a CDS encoding DUF3048 domain-containing protein codes for MIEMKRTRQDKAEKNIEKIKKNPQKEKALLENPKKSRFLLSKLSKKQKISLIIGIIFLVLVTIFSFLFFFRKPESAPVKNLDPKSQKTEPKKKAKPEKFYSKLSGVEVSEKSLENAPVFGVMIENSIPARPQSGLSQAEVVFEAIAEGGITRFLALYQQNKPKLLGPVRSVRGYYIDWASGFDASIAHVGGPGDALARMRDGKHKDMDEFLNTQTFWRSKNRYAPHNVYTNFTNLSALGSSKGWNSSNFEGFSRKEDSPAKDKNATQIQVNISGFSYNSTYVYQENCNCYLRSQAGVTHTDANGTQISTKSLIVLKMENKLAADRYHNTYRNIGSGEAIVFQDGVAQEVKWIKLSEGSPLILQNNDGSNFKINRGQSWIVTVGNSTGSIGWQ; via the coding sequence ATGATTGAAATGAAGAGAACTCGCCAAGATAAAGCCGAGAAAAATATTGAAAAAATAAAGAAAAATCCTCAAAAAGAGAAAGCTTTATTAGAGAATCCTAAAAAATCACGTTTTTTACTTTCGAAATTATCAAAAAAACAAAAAATTAGTTTAATTATTGGTATAATATTTTTAGTTTTGGTTACTATTTTTAGCTTTTTGTTCTTTTTTAGAAAACCAGAAAGCGCACCCGTGAAAAATCTAGACCCAAAAAGCCAAAAAACCGAACCAAAAAAGAAAGCTAAACCAGAAAAATTTTATTCAAAATTATCTGGAGTTGAGGTTTCTGAAAAATCACTCGAAAATGCACCAGTCTTTGGTGTTATGATTGAAAACTCAATTCCAGCAAGACCGCAATCTGGACTAAGCCAAGCTGAAGTCGTTTTCGAAGCAATAGCTGAAGGTGGAATTACACGTTTCTTGGCTCTATATCAGCAAAATAAGCCTAAGCTATTAGGGCCCGTTAGGAGCGTTCGCGGTTATTATATTGATTGGGCTTCAGGATTTGATGCCTCGATTGCTCATGTTGGTGGCCCGGGAGACGCTTTGGCAAGAATGCGAGACGGCAAACATAAAGATATGGATGAATTCTTAAATACGCAAACCTTTTGGCGTTCAAAAAATCGCTATGCACCTCATAATGTCTATACGAATTTTACAAATTTATCAGCATTAGGCTCTTCGAAGGGTTGGAATTCTTCGAATTTTGAAGGTTTTAGTCGAAAAGAAGATTCACCAGCAAAAGATAAAAATGCAACCCAAATTCAGGTTAATATTTCAGGTTTTTCTTATAATTCAACCTATGTTTACCAAGAAAACTGTAATTGCTATTTGCGAAGTCAGGCCGGAGTTACTCATACAGATGCGAATGGAACTCAAATCTCAACTAAATCCCTAATTGTTTTAAAAATGGAAAACAAGCTAGCTGCAGACCGATATCATAATACCTACAGAAATATTGGTAGTGGAGAAGCGATTGTATTTCAAGATGGAGTAGCTCAAGAGGTAAAATGGATAAAATTAAGCGAAGGCTCCCCATTGATTTTACAAAATAATGATGGTTCAAATTTTAAAATAAATCGAGGCCAATCTTGGATTGTTACCGTCGGAAATTCAACGGGCTCAATAGGCTGGCAGTAA
- a CDS encoding FtsW/RodA/SpoVE family cell cycle protein has product MERRNRNLSERRGFENYSSRRQARTPQVRNSSFRKSRNQSFLKSDLKNDNFSAIFQQFLNGDFAGFLERVIFLIRSMFLIFIVNPCMRIYESVKADNKKRLNLEGFEKIRKHRANYMLFLFICLLLLIGLVVMFSLSPQRANSLNIAKGANYDDYYFFWRHLIYIAVGLVFFFGMKAIPLNWIFSKSLQFFIFSLILCVALAGLALFNLPPVICENGACRWFGFSGFSFQQAEFLKIGVILLLSTFLGAQASNGKINSYKETILPASVVIIAVLLVIAGFQKDLGTATTIIIAIAFQFIIAGMKSKKLIPIGVLVLVGVVLLIVFEPHRISRILTFSSGDCSNILTESGKDQYHICNAKLAIGSGGVLGLGIGNSVQSAGYLPETINDSIFAVMGEMFGFVGLIFIIAIYFGLFYQLLVIISKMENPASRLFVAGVAGWLASQTIINIAAMVGLFPLKGITIPLISYGGTSLVVILTVLGVVFNISNYTSFTQVEDFKEEGNENIGSRRRVRRSRSSNRGSF; this is encoded by the coding sequence ATGGAAAGAAGGAATAGGAATTTGAGTGAACGACGGGGTTTTGAAAACTATTCATCTCGTCGTCAAGCTCGAACGCCACAAGTTCGAAATTCATCTTTTCGAAAATCACGTAACCAAAGCTTTTTAAAAAGTGATTTGAAGAATGATAATTTTTCAGCAATTTTTCAGCAATTTTTGAACGGTGATTTTGCAGGTTTTTTGGAGCGAGTTATATTTTTAATTCGTTCAATGTTTTTAATTTTCATCGTAAATCCTTGTATGAGAATTTACGAAAGTGTTAAAGCTGACAATAAAAAACGCCTCAATCTTGAAGGTTTCGAAAAAATCCGCAAGCATCGTGCAAATTATATGCTATTTCTTTTTATCTGTCTGTTGCTGCTGATTGGTTTGGTTGTAATGTTTTCATTAAGCCCACAGCGAGCAAATTCATTGAATATTGCTAAAGGTGCGAACTACGATGATTATTATTTCTTCTGGCGACATTTAATTTATATTGCGGTTGGTTTGGTTTTCTTTTTTGGAATGAAGGCAATTCCACTCAACTGGATTTTTTCGAAATCATTACAATTCTTTATCTTTTCTCTAATTTTATGTGTAGCTCTTGCAGGTTTAGCGTTGTTTAATCTTCCTCCTGTAATTTGTGAAAATGGAGCTTGTCGCTGGTTTGGCTTTTCTGGTTTCAGTTTTCAGCAAGCTGAGTTTTTAAAGATTGGCGTGATTTTGCTTCTTTCAACTTTCCTTGGCGCTCAAGCTTCGAATGGAAAAATCAACAGTTATAAAGAAACGATTCTACCGGCTTCAGTTGTGATTATTGCGGTGCTTTTGGTGATTGCTGGTTTTCAAAAAGATCTTGGAACGGCAACGACAATTATTATCGCAATTGCATTTCAGTTTATTATTGCAGGAATGAAGTCTAAAAAATTAATTCCAATTGGTGTGTTGGTTTTGGTTGGGGTTGTTCTTCTGATTGTTTTCGAACCTCATCGAATTTCTCGAATTTTAACTTTTTCGAGTGGCGATTGTAGCAACATTTTAACTGAAAGTGGTAAAGATCAATACCATATTTGTAATGCAAAGCTCGCAATTGGCTCGGGCGGAGTTTTGGGCTTAGGGATTGGAAATTCAGTTCAATCTGCTGGCTATTTGCCTGAAACCATTAATGACTCAATTTTTGCCGTAATGGGAGAAATGTTTGGTTTTGTCGGTTTAATTTTTATTATTGCAATTTATTTCGGGCTGTTTTATCAGCTTCTTGTAATTATTTCAAAAATGGAAAACCCCGCGAGCCGCCTTTTTGTGGCCGGTGTTGCTGGGTGGCTAGCTTCGCAAACAATTATTAATATTGCAGCGATGGTTGGGCTATTTCCACTTAAAGGTATTACAATTCCGTTAATTTCTTATGGTGGAACGAGTTTGGTTGTTATTTTGACAGTTCTTGGTGTTGTGTTTAATATTTCGAATTACACATCATTTACTCAAGTTGAAGATTTTAAGGAGGAAGGCAATGAAAATATTGGCAGTCGGCGGCGGGTCAGGCGGTCACGTAGTTCCAATCGTGGCAGTTTTTAA
- a CDS encoding glycosyltransferase translates to MKILAVGGGSGGHVVPIVAVFKEILKKNPKVELHFWCDKKFAPQAKKIMTDSFGERVKISKISSGKFRRYNHLTFWQHLTIPSVVFGNLIDIFRNIAGIFQSFFKLFFWQPDVIFCKGGFVCVPVGISAWILRIPIVIHDSDAHPGLANRIISKFAKRIATGAPLEFYNYPKEISKYVGIPVLENFKKYSKKEQDNFKVELGFSKDKPLVLVTGGGLGAARLNNAVVSKGEELSKSAQIVLISGVSQFDELKRKTEGFSKDFYLLSFVSKDMWKFLAAADLVVARAGATSNLELAALHKPTILVPNARLTGGHQLKNAQVYQKSNAVKIVSDDEIEKNPEILSDEILRTLENPEEMLKLGKEFSKFAKPNAAKDVTEMIFEAAKL, encoded by the coding sequence ATGAAAATATTGGCAGTCGGCGGCGGGTCAGGCGGTCACGTAGTTCCAATCGTGGCAGTTTTTAAAGAAATTTTAAAGAAAAATCCAAAAGTAGAATTACATTTTTGGTGTGATAAAAAATTTGCACCACAGGCTAAAAAAATAATGACTGATTCTTTTGGTGAAAGAGTTAAAATTTCAAAAATTTCAAGTGGGAAATTTCGCCGCTACAATCACTTAACTTTTTGGCAGCATCTTACAATTCCAAGTGTTGTTTTTGGTAATCTTATAGATATTTTTCGAAATATTGCCGGTATTTTTCAGTCTTTTTTCAAACTATTTTTTTGGCAACCAGATGTTATTTTCTGCAAAGGCGGGTTTGTTTGTGTTCCTGTTGGAATAAGCGCTTGGATTTTGAGAATTCCAATTGTAATTCATGATTCTGATGCTCACCCAGGTTTAGCTAATCGTATTATTTCAAAATTTGCTAAAAGAATTGCAACAGGCGCACCGCTCGAATTTTATAATTATCCAAAAGAAATTTCAAAATATGTTGGAATTCCAGTACTTGAAAATTTTAAAAAATATAGCAAAAAAGAACAAGATAATTTTAAGGTTGAGCTCGGGTTTTCGAAAGATAAGCCTCTTGTTTTAGTTACTGGTGGCGGTCTTGGTGCAGCTCGGCTTAATAATGCGGTAGTTTCGAAGGGTGAGGAACTTTCAAAATCTGCTCAAATTGTTCTAATCTCTGGCGTATCTCAATTTGATGAACTTAAGAGAAAAACTGAGGGATTTTCGAAGGATTTTTACTTGTTAAGTTTTGTATCAAAAGATATGTGGAAGTTTTTAGCTGCTGCAGATTTGGTTGTTGCTCGGGCTGGTGCAACTTCCAACCTTGAACTTGCCGCGCTTCACAAGCCAACAATCCTTGTTCCAAATGCAAGATTAACGGGCGGGCATCAATTAAAAAATGCGCAGGTTTATCAAAAATCTAATGCTGTTAAGATTGTTTCTGACGATGAAATTGAAAAAAATCCAGAAATTCTTTCAGATGAAATTTTGAGAACTTTAGAGAATCCAGAAGAAATGCTTAAGCTTGGTAAAGAATTTAGTAAATTTGCTAAGCCTAATGCTGCTAAAGATGTTACGGAAATGATTTTTGAAGCCGCAAAGCTATAA
- a CDS encoding DUF4868 domain-containing protein has protein sequence MEDEIRTGYSENTENKQYEIEEKNHEVEFSLEKDDSTDIFQWANLTDGIKGELDVEFFLFNKNFVPFTTSFSSELNSQIKPLFLFDMINFVNMGAGTGLSVRDYEMDGGAGKDVLLKTELQKVQHANALLNIIETQYSDIVEFNENEHDFKRIKGILARFTNSKGEKFYVAKQIMQGQVLRGATAWEFRNGKFGAFEPEFGLKIQPDNQVLIVNNDIFIFNQGKFEKLFNYDYKKQVLADKKVLEIERKYKLSFPDGLDLQTLVREHKKAATKLQKMDEIGEISQEKVVEYADEMQLELMTDDNGAIIIMDSNDLDMFVNLINEDYILSEITGRRYEIKSKKLLDDPEGEPPRMIGSE, from the coding sequence ATGGAAGATGAAATTAGAACTGGATATTCAGAAAATACCGAAAACAAACAATACGAAATAGAAGAAAAAAACCACGAGGTTGAATTTTCTTTAGAGAAAGACGACTCGACTGATATTTTTCAATGGGCGAATTTAACAGATGGAATTAAGGGTGAGCTTGATGTAGAATTTTTCTTATTTAATAAAAATTTTGTGCCTTTTACAACTAGTTTTTCAAGCGAATTGAACTCGCAAATTAAGCCGTTGTTTTTGTTTGATATGATTAATTTCGTAAATATGGGTGCAGGAACTGGTTTGAGCGTGCGAGACTATGAAATGGATGGTGGCGCGGGCAAAGATGTGCTTTTAAAAACTGAACTACAAAAAGTTCAACACGCTAATGCGCTATTAAATATAATTGAAACGCAATATTCCGACATTGTGGAATTTAATGAAAACGAACATGATTTTAAGCGGATTAAAGGAATTTTGGCAAGGTTTACAAATTCGAAAGGCGAGAAATTTTATGTTGCTAAACAAATTATGCAAGGGCAGGTTTTGCGCGGAGCAACAGCTTGGGAATTTCGAAATGGTAAATTTGGTGCATTTGAGCCTGAATTTGGTTTAAAAATCCAGCCAGATAATCAAGTTTTGATCGTAAATAATGATATTTTTATTTTCAATCAAGGAAAATTTGAAAAACTCTTTAATTACGATTATAAAAAACAAGTTTTAGCTGATAAAAAAGTTTTGGAAATCGAAAGAAAGTATAAATTGAGTTTTCCTGATGGTTTAGATTTGCAAACTTTGGTTCGCGAGCATAAAAAGGCTGCTACGAAATTACAAAAAATGGATGAAATTGGTGAAATTTCGCAAGAAAAAGTGGTTGAATACGCCGATGAAATGCAGCTTGAATTAATGACGGACGACAACGGTGCAATCATTATTATGGATAGTAACGATTTAGATATGTTCGTGAATTTAATTAATGAAGATTACATCTTGAGCGAAATCACTGGTCGCCGTTATGAAATTAAAAGCAAAAAGTTGCTCGACGACCCAGAAGGTGAACCGCCACGAATGATCGGAAGCGAGTAG
- a CDS encoding AAA family ATPase → MKQALALEIMLSGENVFLTGAAGSGKTFTLNQFIKLAKNSGKKVSVTATTGLAATHLGGNTIHAWSGIGIYDYLSKKFFEKFPKTRAEIIKNTDILVVDEISMLHDFRLDMVEEICRTIRQNDKPFGGIQIILCGDFFQLPPINRAGGRTGGFAIHSNAWKLAKFTICYLEENHRQKNDELSEILNALRADDLRRKHAQSLLDRIDVELSFKSDDFSKNLTELHTTNIDVDKINEQKLTELEGEEFHFAQTTTGAKNYIETLQKSVLAPELLRLKKGALVMAVKNAQNRQYVNGSIGEVIDFERSTDYPIVQFRNGKIITMVPETWEMRDGEKKRASIMQIPLRLAYAITVHKSQGMTLDAARIDLRKAFSEGMGYVALSRVRSLDRLYLLGINRTALMVSEEARKIDFILKNESLKAEKRFSHLKEVAKKREAGEIVEVQPSKTTWAEKLEKMRQEYPNAYRAWRLVDDSKLQEMVFENGKIDADLIAKLSKELGRHKGSIVARIKKLFGEDAI, encoded by the coding sequence ATGAAGCAAGCGTTAGCACTAGAGATTATGCTCTCAGGCGAAAATGTTTTTTTAACTGGTGCAGCGGGAAGTGGAAAAACTTTCACACTTAACCAGTTTATTAAGCTTGCAAAAAATTCTGGAAAAAAGGTTAGCGTTACGGCTACCACTGGTTTAGCGGCAACTCATCTTGGAGGAAACACTATTCACGCTTGGAGCGGAATTGGAATTTATGATTATCTTTCGAAAAAATTTTTTGAAAAATTCCCAAAAACGCGGGCTGAAATTATTAAAAATACAGATATTCTGGTTGTTGATGAAATTTCTATGTTGCATGATTTTCGACTAGACATGGTTGAAGAAATTTGTCGCACAATTCGCCAAAATGATAAACCTTTCGGTGGAATTCAGATAATTTTATGTGGTGATTTTTTTCAGCTACCGCCAATTAACCGAGCTGGTGGGCGAACTGGTGGTTTTGCGATTCATTCGAATGCCTGGAAGCTTGCCAAATTTACGATTTGCTATCTTGAGGAAAATCACCGTCAAAAAAATGATGAACTATCTGAAATTTTAAACGCACTTAGAGCGGATGATTTACGTCGAAAGCACGCTCAAAGTTTGCTTGATCGCATTGATGTTGAGCTCAGTTTTAAAAGTGATGATTTTTCGAAAAACTTAACCGAACTCCACACTACTAATATAGATGTTGATAAAATAAATGAACAAAAACTTACCGAACTTGAAGGTGAGGAGTTTCATTTTGCGCAAACCACAACTGGTGCGAAAAACTATATTGAAACTTTACAGAAGTCTGTTCTTGCGCCGGAACTATTGCGACTCAAAAAAGGTGCTTTAGTGATGGCAGTAAAAAATGCCCAAAACCGCCAATACGTGAACGGTTCAATTGGAGAAGTTATTGATTTTGAAAGATCAACAGATTACCCAATTGTTCAATTTCGAAATGGCAAAATTATTACAATGGTGCCAGAAACTTGGGAGATGCGTGATGGTGAAAAAAAGCGAGCAAGTATTATGCAAATTCCACTCCGGCTGGCATATGCAATTACGGTTCATAAAAGTCAAGGAATGACACTCGATGCCGCTCGAATCGACCTTCGAAAAGCCTTTTCTGAAGGAATGGGTTATGTGGCACTTTCTCGTGTTCGCTCTCTTGATAGACTTTATTTGCTTGGAATAAATCGCACTGCTTTGATGGTTAGTGAAGAAGCGCGGAAGATTGATTTTATACTTAAAAATGAAAGTTTAAAAGCCGAAAAGCGTTTTTCGCACTTAAAAGAAGTTGCTAAAAAGCGTGAAGCAGGCGAAATTGTTGAGGTACAACCATCAAAAACAACTTGGGCTGAAAAGCTTGAAAAAATGCGGCAAGAATATCCAAATGCGTATCGTGCGTGGAGACTTGTTGATGATTCGAAATTACAAGAAATGGTTTTCGAAAATGGCAAAATTGATGCAGATTTAATTGCTAAATTGAGTAAAGAACTAGGCCGTCACAAAGGCTCGATTGTAGCTCGCATAAAAAAACTCTTTGGCGAAGATGCTATATAA
- the mraY gene encoding phospho-N-acetylmuramoyl-pentapeptide-transferase codes for MLNITNQLIVSALFSLAGFVLAMALTPLYTFVAYKYKFWKKQKTASVTGEALTVVNKLHAKKIARNIPTMAGIIGVIAVIIISVLLNLKREQTWLPLAGLAGGAFIGLIDDILNIWGSNRKDAGLRAPVKFAMIISLAGFLAWFFTFKLHFTSVMIPFIGNIEIGYWMVPLFIFAIVATSNAVNISDGLDGLAGGLLSAAFGAFGIIALVQNQHNLAVFCFTVLGALLAYLWFNVYPARFFMGDVGSFAWGTTLGVVAMLTNSLLLLPVIGLIFVIEAGSSAIQIFSKKVFKRKIFISAPIHHHLEATGWEETKITMRFWIIGMVMAFIGVILALAEHKIL; via the coding sequence ATGTTAAATATCACAAATCAATTAATCGTTTCTGCATTATTTAGTCTTGCTGGGTTCGTTCTAGCAATGGCTTTAACGCCACTTTATACTTTTGTTGCTTATAAATATAAATTCTGGAAGAAGCAAAAAACAGCATCTGTTACAGGTGAAGCTTTAACTGTTGTAAATAAACTACATGCTAAAAAAATTGCACGTAATATTCCTACTATGGCAGGAATTATTGGCGTAATTGCAGTTATTATCATTTCTGTTTTATTAAATTTGAAGCGTGAGCAAACTTGGTTGCCACTTGCTGGGCTTGCTGGTGGTGCGTTTATTGGTTTAATCGATGACATCTTAAATATTTGGGGTTCGAATCGTAAAGATGCCGGGCTCCGTGCGCCTGTTAAGTTTGCGATGATTATCTCTCTTGCTGGTTTCTTAGCGTGGTTTTTTACTTTTAAACTTCACTTTACAAGTGTTATGATTCCTTTTATTGGTAACATTGAAATTGGATACTGGATGGTTCCACTCTTTATTTTTGCGATTGTTGCAACAAGTAATGCCGTAAATATTTCTGACGGGCTTGATGGTTTGGCGGGTGGATTATTGAGTGCTGCTTTCGGTGCTTTTGGAATTATTGCTCTCGTTCAGAATCAGCATAATTTAGCGGTATTTTGTTTTACTGTTCTTGGCGCACTACTTGCATATTTATGGTTTAATGTCTATCCTGCGCGTTTCTTTATGGGCGATGTTGGCTCTTTCGCTTGGGGAACGACTCTCGGAGTAGTTGCAATGCTTACAAATTCACTCCTTCTTCTTCCTGTAATTGGCTTAATTTTTGTGATTGAAGCTGGTTCAAGCGCGATTCAAATTTTTTCGAAAAAAGTATTTAAACGAAAAATCTTTATCTCTGCACCAATTCATCATCATCTTGAAGCTACTGGCTGGGAAGAAACTAAAATTACAATGCGTTTTTGGATTATCGGAATGGTTATGGCCTTTATTGGTGTAATTTTGGCGCTGGCAGAGCATAAAATTCTTTAA
- a CDS encoding penicillin-binding protein 2, translating into MILGFKNKSRTGYLAVSILGVFAVIVVRLFFLQVIEGADYRARADKGQRKQFEIKAQRGLIYAMDGKKLTKMVLNETVYTLWIDPQEIANSKKVKKSEIISEFRKIAGGNLRDDFEKLFEKTSTRYQVIGTKLSLKQANAIREKKFHGVGFTAETRRVYPEGNLAAQVLGFVNDNGGNYGIEQAMNKELTGTDGYKKITTDAFNQVIEVGSENIEKPAINGKNIALSIDRNIQARVEKVLKSQMESKGMKNGSVLVMNPKNGKIMAMANYPTYNPADYGKVEKSSVYNNNTTTMAYENGSVIKSFTMATGINEGVASPSTRYNNTDSIRIEDIVIQNAVLGHTGSITLQTAMNYSLNTGMVTIGKLLGGGSLNSTARDKIYDYFHNRFGLGLDTGIEVLESKGLLVSPKKAEGNAVRYSNMTFGQGMTTTMLQTANAFSSLVNGGTLYKPSLIEGIVDENGKLSKKEPEINKEAVISKETSEQMKQVLEGVRKVGGAKDPSGYQIGGKTGTSQTIVGGKYVDYQTIGSYVGFGGGDEAEYVIMVAVWGENQNLQGSKDAAPIFTEISNWLLNYLEIKPKN; encoded by the coding sequence ATGATTTTAGGTTTTAAGAATAAAAGTCGAACAGGTTATCTCGCAGTCTCAATTTTAGGGGTTTTTGCGGTAATTGTGGTTCGACTTTTTTTCTTGCAAGTTATTGAAGGTGCAGATTATCGCGCTCGTGCTGATAAAGGTCAGAGAAAACAATTCGAAATTAAAGCTCAACGCGGTTTAATTTATGCAATGGATGGCAAAAAACTAACTAAAATGGTTTTGAATGAAACTGTCTATACGCTTTGGATTGACCCGCAGGAAATTGCAAATTCAAAAAAAGTTAAAAAAAGTGAAATTATTTCAGAGTTTAGAAAAATTGCTGGTGGAAATTTAAGAGATGATTTTGAAAAGCTTTTCGAAAAAACTAGCACGCGATATCAAGTTATTGGAACTAAACTTTCATTAAAACAGGCAAATGCAATTCGTGAAAAGAAATTTCATGGGGTCGGATTTACTGCAGAAACTCGCCGAGTTTATCCTGAGGGAAATTTAGCTGCACAAGTTCTTGGTTTTGTAAATGATAATGGTGGAAATTATGGCATCGAACAGGCAATGAATAAAGAATTGACGGGAACTGATGGCTATAAAAAAATTACTACCGATGCATTCAATCAGGTTATTGAAGTTGGAAGTGAGAATATCGAAAAGCCAGCCATAAATGGAAAAAATATCGCGTTATCAATTGATCGTAATATTCAGGCTCGCGTTGAAAAGGTTTTAAAATCGCAAATGGAGTCAAAAGGTATGAAAAATGGCTCAGTTTTGGTTATGAATCCAAAAAATGGCAAAATTATGGCAATGGCAAACTATCCAACTTACAACCCAGCAGATTATGGTAAAGTTGAAAAAAGCTCAGTATATAATAATAATACTACAACAATGGCTTATGAGAATGGCTCGGTGATAAAATCTTTCACAATGGCAACAGGAATTAATGAAGGCGTTGCGAGTCCTTCAACTCGATATAACAATACTGATTCAATTAGAATTGAAGATATTGTAATTCAAAATGCAGTTTTGGGGCATACTGGTTCGATTACTCTTCAAACAGCCATGAATTATTCGCTCAATACTGGAATGGTGACTATTGGAAAGCTCCTTGGTGGTGGAAGTCTTAACTCAACCGCTCGGGATAAGATTTATGATTATTTCCATAATCGTTTTGGGCTTGGGCTGGACACTGGAATTGAAGTTCTTGAAAGCAAAGGTTTGCTAGTTTCACCAAAAAAAGCTGAAGGAAATGCGGTTCGATATTCGAATATGACTTTTGGTCAAGGTATGACCACAACAATGCTTCAAACGGCAAATGCTTTTTCTTCACTAGTGAATGGTGGAACTTTATATAAGCCAAGCCTGATTGAAGGAATAGTTGATGAAAATGGAAAGCTTTCGAAAAAAGAGCCTGAAATTAATAAAGAAGCGGTAATTTCGAAAGAAACCAGTGAACAGATGAAGCAAGTCCTGGAAGGTGTTCGAAAAGTTGGTGGTGCAAAAGATCCATCGGGTTATCAAATTGGCGGAAAAACCGGAACAAGCCAGACAATCGTTGGTGGAAAATATGTTGATTATCAGACAATTGGTAGTTATGTTGGTTTTGGTGGCGGAGATGAAGCCGAGTATGTTATAATGGTAGCGGTTTGGGGTGAAAATCAGAATCTGCAAGGGTCGAAAGACGCCGCACCGATTTTCACCGAAATTTCAAACTGGCTATTAAATTATTTAGAGATTAAACCAAAGAATTAA
- the rsmH gene encoding 16S rRNA (cytosine(1402)-N(4))-methyltransferase RsmH, translating to MNYTEESVHIPVLLQASLQQIQPKRGESYLDLTAGYGGHAGEFLRITENFKNSVLVDRDENAIRTLQRFKNEGVEILHKDFLSAAKELVKRGQKFDIILADLGVSSPQLDIAERGFSFRKDGPLDMRMNPAQKKTAADIVNFASRNELLQILIEFGEEKRGFAERIVSKILEFRKKQRIETTTQLADLILSVHKGGWQKTHPATRTFQAIRIAVNNELQQVEEVLKLLPKLLNLGGRVGIITFHSLEDKIVKNYFKDDSKKGLESKFQTITKKPLDSAKEDVNNPRARSAKLRVSIRK from the coding sequence ATGAATTACACAGAAGAATCAGTTCACATACCAGTTTTATTGCAAGCGAGTCTGCAACAAATCCAGCCAAAGAGAGGTGAAAGTTATCTTGATCTTACGGCAGGATATGGAGGGCACGCTGGCGAATTTTTGCGTATAACCGAGAATTTCAAAAACTCGGTTTTAGTTGATAGGGATGAAAATGCAATTCGCACGCTTCAGCGGTTTAAAAATGAAGGTGTAGAGATTTTACACAAAGATTTTCTTTCGGCCGCAAAAGAATTGGTAAAAAGAGGTCAAAAATTTGATATAATTTTGGCAGATTTGGGTGTTTCTTCACCTCAGTTAGATATTGCAGAAAGGGGATTTTCTTTTCGAAAAGATGGCCCACTTGATATGCGAATGAATCCTGCGCAGAAAAAAACAGCGGCAGATATTGTGAATTTCGCAAGCAGGAATGAACTTTTGCAAATTTTAATTGAATTTGGCGAAGAAAAGCGCGGTTTTGCTGAAAGAATCGTTTCGAAAATTTTAGAATTTCGAAAAAAGCAGAGAATTGAGACCACAACGCAGCTGGCTGATTTAATTTTAAGCGTGCACAAAGGCGGTTGGCAGAAAACGCACCCCGCAACGCGCACTTTTCAGGCGATTCGAATCGCGGTAAATAATGAACTTCAACAAGTTGAGGAGGTTTTAAAATTACTTCCGAAACTGTTAAATTTAGGTGGAAGAGTTGGAATTATAACTTTTCACAGTCTTGAAGATAAAATAGTGAAGAATTATTTCAAAGATGATTCAAAAAAAGGTTTAGAGTCTAAATTTCAGACGATTACTAAAAAACCGCTTGATAGTGCGAAAGAAGATGTTAATAATCCGCGAGCCCGCAGCGCAAAGTTGCGAGTAAGCATTAGAAAATAA